Within Cucumis melo cultivar AY chromosome 4, USDA_Cmelo_AY_1.0, whole genome shotgun sequence, the genomic segment GGGATTCTAGAGAGTTTTGGTCCCTTGTTCTTTTCATGTTTTTCTTTGGTCTTCGATGCCAAAGACCTTTTGTAATTGTTCTATAGATGTGACGTTGCATAGTTGGAGCTCCTTGTAATGGgagtctctttttttttttttttgtgagtTTGGTTTTTGTAAGCCTGTGTAGTCTTTCATTTTTCCTCAATAAAAGTCGTTATTTTCATAGGAAGAACGAAAAGAAAAACTATCCTAGAGTAGAATGTAAGATTGCtcatttatttgttttgtttttcgtTTTTAATTCAGTTCTTAGCTATCACAAAAAGCATATTTACTAATTTTGGTTCAGAAGAGAGGTAAAAATGATTCTGGCATCTACCCCACTGGCATTTTCTGTCTGGGTCTGTTGGTTAGGATTTGGGGCTTTAAGTTAGATTGTACACCAATGTCCCTTGTTTGGCCCTTCTTGTCGAATGTGTATTAAAAGATATTGTCTCCTAGTGTAGGAGGGATGGTATCGATGctacaaatatatttatatttaaaaggCACTTGGCTTTTATTTGTTGATCATGGCAACTATTTCCCTGAGTTTGACGAATGTAATCTGCTGACTATTTGCAGAGAAAACAAGAATTTGACAGGAACTGCAAGATATGCAAGCATGAATACCCATCTTGGCATTGGTATCTCTTTCCCCTTTTTCTCTGTTAGATCTCTCCTTTCCACAACACAAACGTCATAAAGCATAAATTGAGAGAATTGGAGGAAGATGATAGAAACGTTATGAGGTCTGTGTTCTTCTGCTTCCTTATAATTTGCTTTCATATTGTGCAGAACAAAGCCGCCGGGATGATTTAGAATCACTTGGATATGTTCTTATGTATTTTTTAAGGGGGAGGTAAGGATTTTTGTGTTATCATATCAATATGCGACACTTTTATATTGTGAAATATCAAATATGGAGTGGTAACGTGTCATCTCTATAGTCTTCCTTGGCAGGGACTTAAAGCAGGAACGAAGAAACAAAAGTACGAAAAGATTAGTGAAAAGAAGGTCTCCACTTCTATAGAGGTTAGATTATCCGTGTCTTTGGGTGGCTTCTTGCCAATGATAATTACCGTCAGATATTATGAAATCCAATTAGATTAACTGACATATTGTGCATATTATTCTGCCTTTAGGCCCTTTGTCGTGGATATCCTACTGAATTTGCTTCATACTTCCATTATTGTCGATCATTAAGGTTTGATGATAAGCCAGACTATGCTTATCTAAAAAGACTCTTCCGTGACCTTTTCATTCGTGAAGGTTTGAAATTTTTAATTGACTTTTCCATTCCTATAAATTTTTTAGTGTCGTTgtattgttttaatttaaataaaggCATGCTTTTTCAGGTTTTCAGTTCGATTATGTGTTTGATTGGACCATTTTGAAGTATCAGCAATCCCAGATAACTGCCCCACCTACTCGTGCCATTGTAAGTTTTGGAATGCATACGAGATTGATCTTTCTCTGATTAGTTATGGCTCGTTTTGATAACTatttggtttttggtttttgaaattaAGCATATTTCCTCAACATTTCTTACCATGGTTTTCACCCTTTGAAAGTAGTAAGAGTTGAATCTTAGccaaatttcaaacaaaaaaaaaatctaaaaatgaCTTATTTTAGCTTTCAAAACTTGGCTTGTCTTGTTAAAACATTGGTAGAAACTACATAATTAAGCAACAACTAAAAATCAAATGGTATTCAAAGGGCCTATATTGCTCATTTATCCTTAATTCATGTAACATTTTGAACTCTAGGGCGGTGCTGGACCAAGTTCTGGAGTACCTATGGCTATAGCAAATGCTGATAGGCACACTGGTAGTTATTTGTCTTATTTTGGTTTGTCTTGGAGTTCCTTGCACCATAATATCTTGCTACTTGCATATCTCAATGATAACGTATCTTGAAGGTGGTGAGGAAGGTCGACCACCACCGAGTGGCTGGATAGCGGCAGACCCCTTGCGAAGGAGAAACTCTGGTCCAGTTACAGGCACTGCAAAACAAAAACCTCCAGTCACAAACGATCACGCTATTGCCAAGGAACGCATAGTGAGTACTTACTGATTACATGTTTTTtatggttttcttttctttcttcattcttAACTTGTATCATCCACATCCAGCTACCAAATTCCAATATTATACAATCAAGTGGATCATCAAGACGAGCTGCAATCGCTAGCACCCAAGATATAGCCCTCCTTGGATGTGAATCCGACCCAACTCGCCTTGGAATTCCAGATCCAAGCTTTGGAGCTGTACACAAAATCTCTAGTGCACAAAGGCATTCACCAGCTGATCAGAACCGTTCGACCTCGGCTAGAAACATATCAGGCATCAGGAACTTTGAGTCCACTCTTAGAGGTATCGAAAGCCTCCATTTTAATCAAGATGAGAAGGTTCAATATTAGCGGTTAACACTCGCGTGCTCGCTATCAAGCAATACCTATCTGTTGTAAATACGGTTGGGCGGTCGAGCAGTTGTGCTTTCATTTGTGTTTTTAGGAAAGCAACAGCAGCAAGTTGGAAAGGAAGAACATTTTACTgtcacaaaagaaaaaagaaaaagaaaaacgaaagaaaaaaaaaaaagaagaagaaggttcTAGGAAAGAGGAGATTATTATTATGGTGGTTCAATGAAAGCCATTTTATTTAATAGTTTGGGTTAGGTAGTGGCTTCCTTTTTGGCCTTGGGTTCTCTCtaatttattttgttggatactgttttgttgtattttgtttttggtaTTTGGTCCTCggcttttgtttttgtttttttttaattattattgatATTGAAATGTTAATGAACAAACGAAATGTGTAATTAGTTTTTAGTTGTTTTATGCTCTGAATTCCTTGGCTAATGGTAACATTGGCCACTTTTAAGCCTAAGTTGGTAAAACACGCGTCTCTCTCTTTACCACACCAAAGAGGGATTCAGGAATACCATACCCCCTTCTGATAAATCACAAGactttttctatatatatatatatatatatatatatatttttttttttttttttttttttttttttgtcaacaTATTTATGTTAAAAGTAAAAACGAAAGGGATGAATAATTTAAAAAAGGGTTATATCATCAATACCAAAAAGTATTAGAATGGATAGAAAATTTCATTTAGTGAGAAATAAGGATGTTACTAATTATTCTCAGTACAGCTATCCAATgtctttttttcaaatctttttcttgaaaatttttcGAATGGCACATAGTATTTTACTCATAACCTTAGATCATTAtccttaaaataataaaagtatGTTCTTGCACTATCAATCTCTTCTAAGTTAATAATACAATATGGTAGACTAAGTCAACTCAACTTCTAGCAGCGAACATTTATTAGGGCCTGGAGGGGTAGACCATGCAAAATTGACTCCCAATTCATATCGGGATTAATTTTGGGTCAGGTGCATCATTAGCAACCCAAATAATTATGTCAATAAGTTTTAAAAGAAGCTGACAAGAGGAATAACAAAATTAGAGATTTACTTTagataaatgacaattttatttttaaattgacaaaatatcaaaacagaaaacttttaaataataaatagaacaatgccttaaatgcccctacctaattgataaatgtgatttctaaatacatttgtaatagaatccacaaataccctataattaatacaaactatacACCCACAATTTCACATCCTATTCATTGGGATTTGGAGTTTGGAAGTAATTGAAATCCCTATCATCTCC encodes:
- the LOC103490032 gene encoding casein kinase 1-like protein 2, with the protein product MEPRVGNKFKLGRKIGSGSFGEIYLGTNIQTNEEVAIKLENVKTKHPQLLYESKLYKILQGGTGIPNVRWFGVEGDYNVLVIDLLGPSLEDLFNFCSRKLSLKTVLMLADQMINRVEFVHSKSFLHRDIKPDNFLMGLGRRANQVYAIDFGLAKKYRDTSTHQHIPYRENKNLTGTARYASMNTHLGIEQSRRDDLESLGYVLMYFLRGSLPWQGLKAGTKKQKYEKISEKKVSTSIEALCRGYPTEFASYFHYCRSLRFDDKPDYAYLKRLFRDLFIREGFQFDYVFDWTILKYQQSQITAPPTRAIGGAGPSSGVPMAIANADRHTGGEEGRPPPSGWIAADPLRRRNSGPVTGTAKQKPPVTNDHAIAKERILPNSNIIQSSGSSRRAAIASTQDIALLGCESDPTRLGIPDPSFGAVHKISSAQRHSPADQNRSTSARNISGIRNFESTLRGIESLHFNQDEKVQY